One Vibrio campbellii CAIM 519 = NBRC 15631 = ATCC 25920 genomic window carries:
- the lolA gene encoding outer membrane lipoprotein chaperone LolA, whose protein sequence is MKKLFSAKFFSALVLSFSLFSTAHAASPKDELNKRLSMNGGFSADFSQQVISPEGETVMEGEGTVEIARPSLFRWSTTSPDENLLVSDGKTLWYYSPFIEQVSIYWQEQATEQTPFVLLTRNRASDWDNYKISQKGDQFTLIPTAVDSTQGQFQINIDAKGVVKGFNVVEQDGQKGLFTFNNVKLGKPKADRFTFTIPNGVEVDDQRN, encoded by the coding sequence TTTCTCTCTTCTCTACTGCACACGCCGCGTCTCCTAAAGATGAATTAAACAAACGCCTATCGATGAACGGTGGCTTCAGTGCGGATTTCTCTCAGCAAGTTATCAGCCCTGAAGGCGAAACAGTGATGGAAGGGGAAGGCACGGTTGAAATCGCTCGCCCAAGCCTGTTCCGTTGGAGCACAACATCCCCTGATGAAAACCTATTGGTTTCTGACGGTAAAACATTGTGGTACTACAGCCCGTTCATCGAGCAAGTGAGTATCTACTGGCAAGAACAAGCAACAGAGCAAACGCCATTTGTTTTGTTAACACGTAACCGCGCAAGTGATTGGGATAATTACAAGATCTCCCAAAAGGGTGACCAGTTCACGCTTATTCCTACCGCGGTAGACTCCACACAGGGCCAATTTCAGATTAATATTGATGCCAAAGGTGTGGTGAAAGGCTTCAACGTGGTTGAACAAGACGGTCAGAAAGGCTTGTTTACCTTTAATAACGTGAAGCTTGGAAAACCAAAAGCAGACAGATTCACATTCACTATTCCTAATGGCGTGGAAGTGGATGACCAAAGGAATTAA
- a CDS encoding replication-associated recombination protein A encodes MVVSNYTLDFSGDEDFRPLAARMRPETIEQYIGQQHILGPGKPLRRALEAGHIHSMILWGPPGTGKTTLAEVAANYANAEVERVSAVTSGVKEIRAAIEKARDNKMAGRRTILFVDEVHRFNKSQQDAFLPHIEDGTVTFIGATTENPSFELNNALLSRARVYKLTSLDKDEISLALNQAISDKERGLGNTPAHFVDNVLDRLAELVNGDARMSLNYLELLYDMAEDNAKGEKEITLKLLAEVAGEKVSRFDNKGDIWYDLISAVHKSIRGSNPDAALYWAARMIAAGCDPLYIARRLLAIASEDVGNADPRAMQVALSAWDCFTRVGPAEGERAIAQAIVYLACAPKSNAVYVAWKQALTDAHNLPEYEVLHHLRNAPTSLMKDMGYGAEYRYAHDEPGAYAAGEQYLPPEMGDRRYYQPTNRGLETKIGEKLDYLATLDANSPQKRYEK; translated from the coding sequence TTGGTAGTGAGCAATTACACATTAGATTTCTCGGGGGACGAAGATTTTCGTCCCCTTGCTGCTCGTATGAGACCGGAAACGATTGAACAGTACATCGGTCAGCAGCATATTTTAGGTCCTGGTAAGCCACTACGCCGTGCGTTAGAGGCTGGTCATATTCACTCTATGATCCTTTGGGGACCGCCAGGCACAGGTAAGACGACGTTGGCAGAAGTGGCGGCAAACTATGCCAATGCAGAAGTTGAGCGTGTGTCTGCGGTGACGTCTGGCGTGAAAGAAATTCGTGCTGCAATCGAGAAAGCGCGTGATAATAAAATGGCGGGTCGCCGCACCATCTTATTTGTGGATGAGGTGCATCGCTTCAACAAATCTCAGCAAGACGCGTTTTTACCGCATATCGAAGATGGCACCGTTACCTTTATTGGTGCGACGACAGAAAATCCATCGTTTGAGTTAAACAACGCATTGCTGTCACGTGCGCGTGTGTACAAGTTAACGTCTCTCGATAAAGATGAAATCTCACTGGCGCTGAATCAAGCGATCAGTGACAAAGAGCGTGGGCTGGGTAATACGCCTGCACACTTCGTTGATAACGTATTAGACCGCCTAGCAGAGCTGGTAAACGGCGATGCTCGCATGTCTCTCAACTACCTTGAGCTGCTCTATGATATGGCAGAGGACAATGCGAAGGGCGAAAAAGAAATCACGCTTAAGTTGCTTGCGGAAGTCGCAGGGGAGAAGGTCTCTCGCTTCGATAACAAAGGCGATATTTGGTACGACTTAATCTCTGCTGTACACAAGTCGATTCGTGGCTCTAACCCTGATGCCGCGCTTTACTGGGCTGCACGTATGATTGCAGCAGGTTGCGACCCTTTGTACATTGCTCGCCGCCTACTGGCGATTGCTTCTGAAGATGTGGGCAATGCTGACCCTCGCGCAATGCAAGTGGCCTTATCTGCTTGGGATTGTTTTACTCGTGTTGGTCCGGCAGAAGGTGAGCGTGCGATTGCACAAGCGATCGTGTACCTAGCATGTGCGCCAAAAAGTAATGCGGTATACGTGGCGTGGAAACAAGCGCTCACAGATGCTCATAACTTGCCTGAATATGAAGTGCTGCATCACCTTCGAAATGCACCGACCAGTTTGATGAAAGACATGGGTTATGGGGCAGAGTATCGTTACGCGCACGATGAGCCTGGCGCTTACGCCGCAGGTGAGCAATATTTGCCGCCTGAAATGGGTGATCGTAGATACTATCAGCCGACAAATCGTGGTCTAGAGACCAAAATCGGCGAAAAGTTAGATTACTTGGCTACTTTAGACGCAAATAGCCCACAAAAGCGCTATGAAAAGTAG
- the serS gene encoding serine--tRNA ligase — MLDSKLLRTELDETAAKLARRGFKLDVETIRKLEEQRKSIQVEVENLQSTRNSISKQIGQKMAAGDKEGAEEIKKQIGTLGSDLDAKKVELEQVMAQLDEFTLSVPNIPDDEVPDGKDENDNVEISRWGEPKTYDFELKDHVDLGEMGGGLDFASAVKITGARFIVMKGQFARLHRAIAQFMLDLHTEEHGYTEMYVPYLVNSDSLFGTGQLPKFGKDLFHTEPLVEKVNDEEPRKLSLIPTAEVPVTNLVRDTISDEADLPIKMTAHTPCFRSEAGSYGRDTRGLIRMHQFDKVELVQITKPEDSMNALEELTGHAEKVLQLLELPYRKVVLCTGDMGFGARKTYDLEVWVPAQETYREISSCSNMWDFQARRMQARFRRKGEKKPELVHTLNGSGLAVGRTMVAILENNQEADGRITIPTVLQKYMAGATHIG; from the coding sequence ATGCTGGATTCTAAATTACTTCGTACAGAGCTGGATGAAACAGCTGCTAAACTGGCGCGTCGTGGCTTTAAGCTAGACGTAGAGACTATTCGTAAACTTGAAGAACAACGTAAGTCCATTCAAGTAGAAGTAGAAAATTTACAATCCACGCGTAACTCCATCTCCAAGCAAATCGGCCAAAAAATGGCGGCTGGCGACAAAGAAGGCGCAGAAGAGATCAAGAAACAAATCGGTACTCTAGGTAGCGATCTTGATGCGAAGAAAGTTGAACTTGAGCAAGTAATGGCTCAACTAGACGAATTCACACTTTCTGTACCAAACATCCCTGATGATGAAGTGCCAGATGGTAAAGATGAAAACGACAACGTTGAAATCTCTCGTTGGGGTGAGCCTAAGACTTACGACTTCGAACTAAAAGACCACGTTGACCTAGGCGAAATGGGTGGCGGTCTAGACTTCGCAAGTGCAGTTAAAATCACTGGCGCACGTTTCATCGTGATGAAAGGCCAATTTGCTCGTCTACACCGTGCAATCGCTCAGTTCATGCTGGATCTTCACACTGAAGAGCACGGCTACACAGAAATGTACGTACCTTACCTAGTAAACTCTGACAGCCTATTCGGTACTGGTCAGCTTCCTAAGTTTGGTAAAGACCTTTTCCACACTGAGCCGCTAGTAGAAAAAGTAAACGACGAAGAGCCACGTAAACTGTCTCTAATCCCTACTGCAGAAGTGCCAGTAACGAACCTAGTTCGTGACACGATTTCTGACGAAGCAGATCTACCAATTAAGATGACAGCTCACACGCCATGTTTCCGTTCAGAAGCAGGTTCTTACGGTCGTGATACTCGTGGTCTGATTCGTATGCACCAGTTCGACAAAGTTGAGCTAGTACAAATCACTAAGCCAGAAGATTCAATGAACGCACTAGAAGAGCTAACAGGTCACGCTGAGAAAGTTCTACAACTTCTAGAGCTTCCTTACCGTAAAGTGGTTCTATGTACAGGTGACATGGGCTTCGGCGCTCGTAAAACTTACGACCTAGAAGTTTGGGTTCCTGCTCAAGAAACTTACCGTGAAATCTCTTCATGTTCTAACATGTGGGACTTCCAAGCTCGTCGTATGCAAGCGCGTTTTCGTCGTAAAGGCGAGAAGAAACCTGAGCTTGTACACACGCTAAACGGTTCTGGTCTTGCTGTAGGTCGTACAATGGTTGCTATCCTAGAAAACAACCAAGAAGCAGATGGCCGCATTACAATCCCTACAGTACTTCAGAAGTACATGGCGGGCGCAACGCACATCGGTTAA
- a CDS encoding DksA/TraR family C4-type zinc finger protein translates to MAVGWANDDSVSQQIQNTIDDEISRVRGNITKGESAHYCDECGDEIPEARRIAMKGVRLCIECQSTIELVSQRQVLFNRRASKDSQLR, encoded by the coding sequence ATGGCCGTAGGGTGGGCAAACGACGATAGCGTCAGCCAACAAATTCAAAACACAATAGACGACGAAATTTCCCGTGTTCGTGGCAATATCACAAAGGGTGAGAGCGCCCATTACTGCGATGAGTGTGGTGATGAAATTCCTGAAGCGCGTCGAATAGCCATGAAAGGCGTTCGTTTATGTATCGAATGTCAGTCAACAATCGAATTGGTGTCTCAACGCCAAGTGTTATTTAATCGACGAGCAAGTAAAGATAGCCAATTACGCTAA